A stretch of Alkaliphilus flagellatus DNA encodes these proteins:
- the plsY gene encoding glycerol-3-phosphate 1-O-acyltransferase PlsY, translating into MWGNLLLILIAYFIGNFSTSYFVGKLFAKIDIRDHGSGNAGSTNVLRTLGIKAAACTFLGDLFKGVLAVYLGNKFGGETLALACGVSVVIGHNWPVFLGFKGGKGIATTIGVALTIKPFVALICISIGVVILYKYKYVSLASIVAISLLPFTIVIYGLNYLLFGLILALSAIYRHRENIKRLLAGNERKIGEKSRVK; encoded by the coding sequence ATGTGGGGCAATCTCTTACTTATTTTAATTGCCTATTTTATCGGAAACTTTTCAACATCTTATTTTGTAGGAAAACTATTTGCTAAAATTGATATTAGAGATCATGGTAGCGGCAATGCAGGATCTACCAATGTACTTAGAACACTAGGTATAAAGGCTGCTGCTTGTACATTTTTAGGAGATTTATTTAAGGGAGTTTTAGCTGTCTATTTAGGTAATAAATTTGGTGGAGAAACTTTAGCATTGGCTTGTGGTGTATCCGTAGTTATAGGTCACAACTGGCCTGTATTTTTAGGATTTAAAGGTGGAAAGGGAATCGCAACAACTATTGGAGTTGCTCTAACTATTAAACCCTTTGTAGCACTTATTTGTATTTCTATAGGAGTTGTTATATTATATAAATATAAATATGTTTCCCTAGCTTCCATTGTTGCAATTAGCCTTTTACCTTTTACTATAGTTATATATGGATTAAATTATTTGTTATTTGGACTAATTTTAGCGTTATCAGCCATATATAGACACCGTGAAAATATAAAAAGGCTTTTAGCAGGTAATGAAAGAAAAATCGGAGAAAAATCAAGGGTGAAATAA
- the spoIVA gene encoding stage IV sporulation protein A has translation MERYDIYRDIAKRTQGDIYIGVVGPVRTGKSTLIKRIMDLLVLPNIENAYKKERAKDELPQSGTGKTITTTEPKFVPNEAVELVLKENATFKLRMIDCVGYLVNGALGHQEDGKPRMVNTPWFEKQIPFEEAAEIGTRKVIKEHSTIGLVVTTDGSITDIDRQSYVEAEERVIRELKEINKPFVMILNSRDPDSPATYELKIQLEEKHNVPVIVKDCARLNMNDIHEVLENVLFEFPVTEININLPGWLESIEPSHWLKSSILEAIKSAAAEVKRLRDIEVLVNSLNEVENVKKANLDTIKMGEGSALIDLITPDNLFYRVIQEKTGYEIEGDYQLIAMITELAKAKKEYDRIESALNDVMNIGYGLVPPSLDELTLEEPEMFRHGNQFGVKLRANAPSLHFIRADIATEVSPVVGTEKQSEELIKYLLEEFEQNPEKIWETNMFGKSLHDLVKEQLQNKLFMVPDDTRVKLQKTIQKIVNEGSGGLIAIIL, from the coding sequence ATGGAAAGGTACGATATTTACAGAGATATTGCTAAACGTACGCAGGGGGACATCTATATAGGCGTAGTAGGGCCTGTTAGGACAGGAAAATCTACTTTGATAAAACGAATTATGGACTTGTTAGTATTACCAAATATAGAGAATGCCTATAAGAAAGAGAGAGCAAAGGATGAGTTACCACAAAGTGGAACAGGTAAAACTATTACTACTACAGAACCCAAATTTGTACCTAATGAGGCAGTAGAGCTTGTTTTAAAAGAAAACGCTACATTTAAACTCAGAATGATTGACTGTGTAGGATACTTAGTAAATGGTGCCTTAGGTCATCAAGAGGATGGTAAACCTAGAATGGTAAACACTCCTTGGTTTGAAAAGCAAATTCCTTTTGAAGAAGCTGCTGAAATTGGCACAAGAAAGGTAATTAAAGAACATTCAACAATCGGCTTAGTTGTAACTACAGACGGATCTATTACTGATATTGACAGACAAAGTTATGTTGAGGCTGAAGAAAGAGTTATCAGAGAACTAAAGGAAATTAACAAGCCATTTGTAATGATTCTAAATAGTAGAGATCCTGATAGCCCAGCTACATATGAGTTAAAGATTCAATTGGAAGAAAAGCATAATGTGCCTGTTATTGTAAAGGACTGTGCTAGGCTTAATATGAATGATATCCATGAGGTATTAGAAAATGTATTGTTCGAGTTTCCGGTTACAGAAATTAACATCAATCTACCTGGCTGGTTAGAAAGTATCGAACCTAGCCATTGGCTAAAGAGTTCAATATTAGAAGCTATAAAATCTGCGGCAGCAGAAGTAAAAAGACTAAGAGATATTGAAGTATTAGTAAATAGTTTAAATGAAGTAGAAAATGTTAAAAAAGCTAATTTAGATACAATAAAAATGGGGGAAGGATCTGCATTAATAGACCTTATTACCCCAGATAATTTATTTTATAGAGTGATACAAGAGAAAACTGGATATGAAATAGAAGGAGATTACCAGCTAATTGCTATGATTACGGAGCTTGCAAAAGCCAAAAAGGAATATGATCGAATAGAAAGCGCATTAAACGATGTAATGAATATTGGATACGGATTGGTTCCACCTTCTTTAGATGAATTAACATTGGAAGAACCGGAGATGTTTCGTCATGGCAACCAGTTTGGTGTTAAACTTAGAGCAAATGCACCGTCACTCCACTTTATTAGAGCAGACATAGCTACAGAAGTTTCCCCTGTAGTAGGTACTGAAAAACAAAGTGAGGAGTTAATAAAATATTTATTAGAGGAATTTGAGCAAAATCCAGAAAAAATTTGGGAAACAAATATGTTCGGTAAGTCATTGCATGATTTAGTAAAAGAGCAGTTACAGAATAAATTATTTATGGTACCAGACGATACTAGAGTCAAGCTTCAAAAAACTATTCAAAAAATTGTTAACGAAGGTAGTGGTGGGCTAATAGCTATAATATTATAA
- the wrbA gene encoding NAD(P)H:quinone oxidoreductase, translated as MEKVKLAVIYYSSTGTNYQMAKWAEEAAIEAGADVKVVKVQELAPDVAIDSNPAWRAHVDSTKDIPTAALADLDWADAYIFSMPTRFGNVPSQMKQFLDTAGGIWAQGKLTNKVVSAMASAGNSHGGQEITIKSFYTTMMHWGAIIVPPGYTDPSTYAAGGNPYGTSVTVDQEGKMIEDIKEAVKHQARRTVTVANWIKKGKE; from the coding sequence ATGGAAAAAGTTAAATTAGCGGTTATTTATTATAGTTCCACAGGGACTAACTATCAAATGGCAAAATGGGCAGAGGAAGCTGCAATAGAAGCTGGTGCTGATGTTAAGGTTGTTAAGGTACAAGAACTTGCTCCAGATGTAGCTATTGACTCTAATCCTGCTTGGAGGGCTCATGTGGACAGTACAAAGGATATACCAACGGCTGCTTTAGCAGATCTTGATTGGGCAGACGCATATATTTTTAGCATGCCAACTAGATTTGGTAATGTTCCTTCTCAAATGAAACAATTTTTAGATACAGCTGGAGGAATTTGGGCTCAGGGTAAACTTACGAATAAGGTAGTAAGTGCTATGGCTTCTGCTGGAAATTCCCACGGCGGACAAGAGATAACTATTAAAAGTTTTTATACAACAATGATGCATTGGGGTGCAATTATTGTTCCACCTGGATATACAGACCCATCTACTTATGCAGCTGGAGGAAATCCTTATGGAACAAGTGTAACAGTAGACCAAGAAGGAAAAATGATAGAAGATATAAAGGAAGCTGTTAAGCATCAAGCTAGAAGAACTGTTACAGTCGCAAACTGGATTAAAAAAGGAAAAGAATAA
- a CDS encoding PTS sugar transporter produces MKKRIAIIGSSGGNLYNLGGKEPRKLLGEIQIQASASEVEVVEVQFIAAQASMDYVKENTKARLFYWDDAEKNITCTDEDTLENINKKASDYDERLSIKISNGEIDGLVVMSCDPNGTNIKAIEAATLNKIPIVGTGGTSMATISSLGGNVISTSGTTGTTNRTRAVAAISALSKFWSLKYKPVIGGGSQQTQEDGNIFSRISFRGIMMAAIPGFISMALILALSKIPLFAELGDVFNVLIGALPVIVAVIASKQVSGLDEVGIVAGVVAGSLSTKGGLIGGIIGGILAGILAFYFIKQCFKWNFPATTANIVAGGLSGLISGLIVYFLIAPIALKFGDGIRLAIETATGYNLALAGALAGILIWPAIIGGVYHAAILPIVLLEMEKTGMSFLGAIDMTSLVMVSAGIMLANIVFPKEKSEATIAAPGFFINIVFGTFVEAAYPFMFSNKMVMLGAILSAGLSGLMVGIFNVKGTAYVPALVAPTLSSNSIGFLISMLVGLTSAFIFTVFANKLSRNVSSNK; encoded by the coding sequence ATGAAAAAACGTATTGCTATTATAGGAAGTAGCGGAGGGAATCTTTATAATCTAGGAGGAAAAGAACCAAGAAAGTTATTAGGTGAAATACAAATACAAGCATCTGCTTCTGAAGTAGAAGTAGTAGAAGTTCAATTTATTGCCGCACAGGCATCGATGGATTATGTGAAAGAAAATACAAAAGCTAGGCTTTTCTACTGGGATGATGCAGAAAAGAATATTACATGTACAGATGAAGATACTTTAGAAAATATAAATAAAAAAGCTAGCGACTATGATGAAAGACTATCAATTAAAATCAGTAATGGAGAAATAGATGGATTGGTTGTTATGAGCTGTGATCCTAATGGGACCAACATTAAGGCTATAGAAGCGGCAACTTTAAATAAAATACCTATTGTAGGAACTGGTGGAACTTCTATGGCTACAATTTCATCATTAGGTGGAAATGTAATTTCAACATCTGGAACTACTGGGACAACTAATCGGACCAGAGCTGTAGCTGCAATTTCAGCATTAAGTAAATTTTGGAGTTTAAAATATAAGCCTGTAATTGGTGGAGGGAGTCAACAAACTCAAGAGGATGGCAATATATTTTCTCGAATTAGTTTTAGAGGTATTATGATGGCTGCAATTCCAGGATTTATTTCTATGGCTTTAATTTTAGCACTTAGTAAAATTCCTTTATTTGCAGAACTTGGAGATGTTTTTAATGTTTTAATAGGTGCTTTGCCAGTTATTGTTGCTGTAATTGCATCAAAACAAGTTTCAGGATTAGATGAAGTAGGAATTGTAGCTGGAGTTGTGGCAGGAAGTCTATCTACTAAAGGTGGACTAATTGGTGGTATTATAGGAGGTATTTTGGCAGGTATTCTTGCTTTTTATTTTATAAAGCAATGTTTTAAATGGAATTTTCCAGCTACAACAGCAAATATTGTGGCAGGAGGTTTATCGGGATTAATTTCTGGTCTGATAGTATATTTTTTAATTGCACCTATTGCTTTAAAATTTGGAGATGGTATTAGATTGGCCATAGAAACAGCAACGGGATATAATTTAGCTTTGGCAGGAGCATTAGCAGGGATATTAATTTGGCCAGCTATTATTGGTGGTGTTTATCATGCCGCTATATTACCTATAGTACTTCTTGAAATGGAAAAGACAGGAATGAGTTTTTTAGGTGCTATAGACATGACAAGTCTTGTAATGGTTTCAGCTGGTATTATGCTAGCAAATATTGTGTTTCCAAAAGAAAAAAGCGAAGCTACAATAGCAGCGCCAGGTTTTTTTATTAATATTGTATTTGGTACATTTGTTGAAGCAGCATATCCATTTATGTTTTCCAACAAGATGGTTATGCTTGGTGCAATTCTTTCAGCTGGTTTATCTGGTTTGATGGTTGGGATATTTAATGTAAAAGGAACTGCTTATGTACCTGCTTTAGTGGCACCAACTCTTTCTAGTAACTCAATTGGGTTTCTAATCAGTATGCTAGTAGGATTAACCTCGGCTTTCATATTTACAGTATTTGCAAATAAATTAAGTAGGAATGTATCTTCTAACAAATAA
- a CDS encoding beta/alpha barrel domain-containing protein, which yields MIIGDMDKKRQSGLKKVLDALKLHNNMTILSTGITGDDARLAKAVTDVGVKLIEPNHPAVALARGYKGVSSMHKAEMVRHEIPMEEMIKVTRGIRSVVPDDVFITVGVPGGFTEILPVILKEEDFLNISLAGADGLHIHKSNLKDLEEVVTLAHKYGLLVDAYIGHPDDLHTFGIPARTPEEVSKVAKQMESIGVDFIGLMTGMSYEGVIAGSIHSETRERLVALTSSVKVPTLAEGGINLDNYQAFAETGVNILVIGTAIDNMVNKSAQDAVLSFLGK from the coding sequence ATGATTATTGGAGATATGGATAAAAAGCGTCAATCAGGATTGAAAAAAGTTCTTGATGCGTTAAAGTTGCATAATAATATGACGATATTAAGTACAGGAATTACTGGAGATGACGCTAGATTGGCAAAGGCTGTAACTGATGTAGGAGTAAAGTTGATAGAACCTAATCATCCTGCAGTGGCACTAGCAAGAGGATATAAAGGAGTTTCCTCTATGCACAAAGCTGAAATGGTAAGGCATGAGATTCCAATGGAGGAAATGATTAAAGTGACACGAGGAATTCGTAGTGTTGTACCAGATGATGTTTTTATAACTGTAGGTGTTCCAGGTGGTTTTACAGAAATATTACCTGTTATTTTAAAGGAAGAAGATTTTCTTAATATATCACTCGCTGGGGCAGATGGCCTTCATATTCATAAGTCAAACCTTAAAGATTTAGAAGAAGTAGTAACATTAGCACACAAGTATGGATTGTTGGTAGATGCTTATATTGGTCATCCTGATGATCTTCATACTTTTGGAATACCTGCAAGAACACCTGAAGAAGTGAGTAAGGTTGCAAAGCAAATGGAATCTATTGGAGTTGATTTTATTGGATTAATGACAGGTATGAGCTATGAAGGTGTTATAGCTGGTAGCATTCATTCTGAAACTAGAGAAAGACTTGTAGCTTTAACTTCAAGTGTTAAAGTACCTACACTAGCAGAAGGCGGTATTAACCTAGATAATTATCAGGCATTTGCTGAAACAGGTGTTAATATACTTGTTATAGGTACTGCTATTGATAATATGGTTAATAAATCAGCTCAAGATGCTGTACTTTCATTCTTAGGTAAATAA
- a CDS encoding DJ-1/PfpI family protein — protein sequence MVYRVDVLLFDEFETLDVFGPVEILGSLPDVFKLNFISANGGLVESSQNVRVDTDLYKSENDIEKILLVPGGIGTREKVDDNNFINLIESISNQSKYVISICTGSALLAKTGILNGKRATTNKRAFKWVTEQGKDVLWVKEARWVKDDNIYTSSGVSAGIDMTLGFIADLIGKEKALEISQRIEYFWNENSEYDPFSKMYE from the coding sequence ATGGTTTATAGAGTAGATGTACTTTTATTTGATGAATTTGAAACATTGGATGTGTTTGGTCCTGTTGAAATACTTGGGAGTTTGCCAGATGTCTTTAAATTGAATTTCATATCTGCTAATGGAGGGCTTGTTGAAAGTTCTCAAAATGTAAGAGTAGACACTGACTTATATAAAAGTGAAAATGATATAGAGAAAATTCTACTTGTGCCAGGAGGAATTGGAACGAGGGAAAAAGTTGATGATAATAATTTTATTAATCTCATTGAAAGTATTTCTAATCAATCAAAATACGTAATTAGTATATGTACAGGTTCGGCTTTACTTGCTAAAACTGGAATACTAAATGGTAAAAGAGCAACAACAAATAAAAGGGCATTTAAATGGGTTACAGAGCAAGGTAAAGATGTACTGTGGGTAAAAGAAGCAAGGTGGGTAAAGGATGATAATATATATACATCTTCAGGGGTATCGGCCGGAATCGATATGACATTGGGTTTTATAGCGGATCTTATTGGAAAAGAAAAAGCATTGGAGATTAGTCAAAGAATTGAATATTTTTGGAATGAAAATAGCGAATATGACCCATTTTCTAAGATGTATGAATAA
- a CDS encoding tetratricopeptide repeat protein, giving the protein MSDNQYMLDNYKIIGNKFKEEDQLLKALKFYKKAYGCEGGNEDIDLILDIGLLYDELEDYEKAEEYYSKVLNIDPEDARGYYSLATLYDNQKDFTKAIRYYEKAIEMDEYYDKAYFFLANIYDELGEKDKAIKYYKKVIEINPFDFWAYVNVGSILEEINQNEEALEMTKRGLEINPENFKALFNMGVILNKLGEKDEAVGYYEQAIDKNPRFPNSFLNLAIIHKEREEYEDSVEVLTMGIEYNSDTAVLYYNRACLYVYHFGKVEKGIRDLIKATSLSPDLIDYMKHDNELSPIRNLDAYKLLFEENIGID; this is encoded by the coding sequence ATGAGTGATAATCAATATATGTTAGATAACTATAAAATAATAGGAAATAAATTTAAAGAAGAGGATCAGTTATTAAAAGCACTAAAATTTTATAAAAAAGCATATGGCTGCGAAGGTGGAAATGAGGATATAGACTTAATTTTAGATATAGGCCTTTTATATGATGAACTGGAGGATTATGAAAAGGCTGAAGAATATTATAGTAAGGTTTTGAACATAGATCCGGAAGATGCTAGGGGGTATTATAGTTTAGCTACTCTATATGACAACCAAAAAGACTTTACCAAGGCTATTAGGTACTATGAGAAGGCTATAGAAATGGATGAATATTATGATAAGGCATATTTTTTTCTAGCTAATATTTATGATGAACTTGGAGAAAAGGATAAGGCTATTAAGTATTATAAAAAGGTAATAGAAATAAATCCTTTTGATTTTTGGGCCTATGTAAATGTAGGATCTATACTTGAAGAGATAAATCAGAATGAAGAGGCTCTTGAAATGACAAAACGAGGACTGGAAATTAATCCTGAAAATTTTAAAGCTCTATTTAATATGGGAGTTATATTAAATAAATTAGGGGAAAAGGATGAAGCTGTAGGCTATTATGAACAAGCTATAGATAAAAATCCCCGGTTTCCTAATAGTTTTTTAAATCTCGCAATTATCCATAAGGAAAGAGAGGAATATGAGGATTCAGTAGAAGTACTTACTATGGGTATAGAATACAATAGTGATACAGCCGTACTTTACTATAACCGTGCATGTCTTTATGTATATCATTTTGGGAAAGTAGAGAAAGGTATACGGGATTTAATTAAAGCTACTAGCTTGAGCCCAGATCTTATAGATTATATGAAGCATGACAATGAGCTAAGTCCAATAAGAAATTTAGATGCGTATAAATTGCTATTTGAAGAAAATATTGGTATAGATTAA
- a CDS encoding DUF2500 domain-containing protein, protein MDMFHIMNAIFPLFFILVFGIIIFTLIKGVKEWHKNNQQPVLNVEAKIVAKRNHTSRNSSNHGGHHHHHTSTSYYVTFEVESGDRMEFRVAAKEYGILAEGDIGKLTFQGTRYHKFERKITL, encoded by the coding sequence ATGGATATGTTCCACATTATGAATGCAATTTTCCCTTTGTTTTTTATTCTTGTATTTGGTATTATCATATTTACTTTAATTAAAGGAGTTAAAGAGTGGCATAAAAATAATCAGCAACCAGTTTTAAACGTAGAAGCTAAAATAGTTGCAAAGCGCAATCATACTTCAAGAAATAGTAGTAATCATGGAGGACATCATCATCACCATACTTCCACAAGCTATTATGTTACCTTTGAGGTAGAAAGCGGAGATAGAATGGAGTTTAGAGTTGCTGCAAAGGAGTATGGTATTTTAGCAGAAGGAGATATTGGCAAGTTAACTTTTCAAGGAACACGCTATCATAAGTTCGAGAGAAAAATAACATTATAA
- a CDS encoding NAD(P)H-dependent glycerol-3-phosphate dehydrogenase produces MSYSKIAVLGAGSWGTALSMVLCSKGHEVNLWMRNEEQYKDMINTGKNNKYLPNVILPSNLNLHLELEKAVLDADAILISVSSQSVRGILKNIKPYLKGNEVIINVSKGLEKGTHLRISQVVCEELPDNPFVVLSGPSHAEEVSKNMPTTVVVASKDKSTAEFVQDLFITPSFRVYTNPDVIGVELGGSLKNVIAFGAGIADGLGFGDNARAALITRGISEITRLGKAMGASISTFAGLSGIGDLIVTCTSMHSRNRRAGILIGEGKGLDETLKEIGMVVEGITTTKVAYELAQQYNIEMPITSEIYSIIYSNNNAKDAVSNLMCRNRTHEIEEVVDSINTDW; encoded by the coding sequence ATGAGCTATTCAAAGATTGCTGTTTTAGGCGCTGGCAGTTGGGGAACTGCCCTAAGTATGGTGCTTTGCAGTAAAGGACACGAAGTTAATCTATGGATGAGAAATGAAGAGCAATATAAAGATATGATAAATACAGGTAAAAACAACAAGTACTTACCTAATGTTATTTTACCTTCAAATTTGAATCTACATTTAGAGTTGGAAAAAGCTGTTTTAGATGCAGATGCCATATTAATATCCGTATCATCCCAGTCTGTAAGAGGGATTTTAAAAAATATCAAACCTTACTTAAAGGGTAATGAAGTAATTATAAATGTATCAAAAGGATTAGAAAAAGGTACTCATTTAAGAATTTCACAGGTTGTTTGTGAGGAGCTACCTGATAATCCGTTTGTTGTATTATCAGGACCTTCTCATGCAGAAGAAGTTTCTAAAAATATGCCCACAACTGTTGTAGTTGCTTCAAAAGATAAATCAACAGCAGAGTTTGTACAAGATTTGTTTATTACACCAAGCTTTAGAGTATATACTAATCCAGATGTGATTGGAGTAGAACTTGGGGGATCCTTAAAAAATGTAATTGCATTCGGAGCAGGAATAGCAGATGGGTTAGGCTTTGGAGATAACGCAAGAGCTGCATTAATTACTAGGGGTATTAGTGAAATTACACGATTAGGTAAAGCTATGGGAGCGAGTATATCTACCTTTGCAGGCCTTTCAGGTATTGGAGACCTTATTGTTACCTGTACAAGTATGCACAGTAGAAATAGGAGAGCGGGTATTTTAATTGGTGAAGGTAAAGGGCTAGATGAAACCCTTAAGGAAATAGGAATGGTTGTAGAAGGAATAACAACTACAAAAGTAGCCTATGAACTAGCACAGCAATATAATATTGAAATGCCAATTACGTCAGAAATTTATAGTATTATTTACAGTAATAATAATGCTAAAGATGCTGTGTCTAATTTAATGTGTCGAAACCGTACTCATGAGATTGAAGAAGTGGTGGATAGTATAAATACAGATTGGTAA
- a CDS encoding DUF4153 domain-containing protein, with amino-acid sequence MIEKMISYFQLLTSKLVTSINRFPETILLATSTVITLIYMNHLDYGNVNAREDLTRIAMVLAIGIPLCLCIKVFFERKQSLNKGIKLGIYLSAIVALILYYLFMLKDVNNISISRYIAFSISLYLTFSFIPYFFKKENYELYVITLFNRFVTTYLYSVILFLGLVAIIFTINILFTANISARIYFDLWLIVVGIFAPAFFLADIPEFGQKLNIREYSKVLKVLLLYIVMPLIVAYSAILYVYFIKILVTAQWPQGILANLVLWFSIISTIVIFFIYPLRNTNQWVKTFISFFPKLLIPLLIMMFVSIGIRINAYGITENRYFVLVAGLWVTGCMLYYILNRNPKNIVFTISLAIISVMVVTGPLSGYSVSKFSQNMRFEKILKANNMISNDKIIKPSSAIAKTDREQISSILLYFQNKHDLEDLKYLPKDFEIGQTKDVFGFELEQYYWGGSQDKYFNYRIVKNGEFLDIKDYDYFCDYTYYGEINIKNTEKPISISYSEQNRKLEILENNNVIYNENIDDIANKIYSKINESSVNKFDVSIDEMTYVDSRSNIEVMYIFNDISGTESPDGNKTIHPPMFYIFVKIK; translated from the coding sequence ATGATAGAAAAGATGATCTCATATTTTCAATTATTAACTAGCAAGCTGGTTACAAGCATAAACCGGTTTCCAGAAACAATTTTACTAGCAACATCCACAGTAATTACTCTAATTTACATGAATCATTTAGATTATGGAAATGTAAATGCTCGTGAAGATTTAACTCGTATCGCTATGGTTTTAGCTATCGGTATTCCACTATGTTTATGTATTAAGGTATTTTTTGAAAGAAAGCAAAGTCTGAATAAAGGAATAAAATTAGGTATATATTTAAGTGCAATAGTAGCACTCATTTTATATTACTTATTTATGCTTAAGGACGTGAATAATATATCTATATCTAGATATATCGCCTTTAGTATTTCATTATATTTAACTTTTTCTTTTATACCATATTTTTTTAAAAAGGAAAATTATGAGCTTTATGTAATTACACTTTTTAACAGATTTGTTACAACCTATCTATATTCAGTTATATTGTTTTTAGGTTTAGTTGCAATTATATTTACAATTAATATCTTATTTACAGCTAATATTTCAGCTAGAATTTATTTTGATCTTTGGCTAATTGTTGTAGGAATCTTTGCACCAGCATTTTTCTTGGCTGACATACCAGAGTTTGGACAGAAACTAAATATAAGAGAATATTCTAAGGTTTTAAAGGTACTTTTACTCTATATAGTGATGCCATTAATAGTAGCATACTCTGCCATCTTATATGTGTATTTTATAAAAATATTAGTAACGGCTCAATGGCCTCAAGGAATACTTGCAAATCTTGTACTGTGGTTTTCCATTATAAGCACTATTGTAATATTTTTTATTTATCCACTTCGTAATACAAACCAATGGGTTAAAACCTTTATATCTTTCTTTCCAAAATTATTAATACCACTATTAATAATGATGTTTGTTTCTATAGGTATTCGGATAAATGCCTATGGAATAACTGAAAATAGATATTTTGTATTAGTTGCTGGATTATGGGTAACTGGTTGTATGTTGTATTATATTTTAAATAGAAATCCTAAAAATATCGTTTTTACTATTTCCTTAGCAATAATTTCTGTAATGGTAGTTACAGGTCCATTGAGTGGTTATTCTGTTTCTAAGTTTAGTCAAAATATGAGGTTTGAAAAAATATTAAAGGCAAATAATATGATTTCAAATGATAAAATAATAAAACCATCATCGGCTATAGCTAAAACTGATAGGGAACAAATTAGCTCTATACTTTTATACTTTCAAAACAAGCATGATCTAGAAGACTTAAAATATTTACCAAAGGATTTTGAAATAGGTCAAACTAAAGATGTATTTGGATTTGAACTAGAACAGTATTATTGGGGAGGATCGCAAGACAAATATTTTAATTATCGTATTGTTAAAAATGGAGAATTTTTAGATATTAAAGATTATGATTATTTTTGTGATTATACCTACTACGGGGAGATAAATATAAAGAATACAGAAAAACCTATTTCAATATCTTATTCTGAACAAAATAGAAAGTTAGAAATATTAGAAAACAATAATGTAATTTACAATGAAAATATTGATGATATCGCAAATAAAATCTATAGTAAGATTAATGAAAGTAGTGTTAATAAATTTGATGTTAGTATAGATGAGATGACATATGTTGATAGTAGATCTAATATTGAAGTAATGTATATTTTTAACGACATTTCAGGTACTGAAAGCCCAGATGGTAATAAAACAATACACCCACCTATGTTCTATATATTTGTAAAAATAAAGTAA
- a CDS encoding GntR family transcriptional regulator yields MSNKKQFVYLQIYDKIKSNIENNIWKNGKQIPTEHELMDIFNVSRDTIRKALSKLLQDGYIYKQAGRGTFVRKIKSNYSLTLLESFSEQMKKRGLEPSSEIIKITNIMPEKYILDRLEVNAEENIYKIERLRKADNEPMCYEIAFVPESLCKDLDKKIQNNASLYDLYENYYGLNLSYGDMSLEAKNASEYVSKVLEIRPKDPILEMRITVYLDFGRPLYYVEAYYIGEKYIFSTTLPRKV; encoded by the coding sequence ATGTCTAATAAGAAGCAATTTGTTTATTTACAAATATATGATAAAATCAAGTCAAATATAGAAAATAATATTTGGAAAAATGGAAAACAAATACCTACTGAACATGAGTTAATGGACATATTTAATGTTAGTAGGGATACTATAAGGAAAGCTCTTTCAAAGCTTTTACAAGATGGGTATATTTATAAGCAAGCTGGTAGAGGGACTTTTGTAAGAAAGATTAAGTCAAATTATAGCCTAACACTGCTAGAAAGTTTTTCAGAACAGATGAAAAAGCGGGGCTTGGAGCCTAGTAGTGAAATAATTAAAATAACAAACATAATGCCAGAAAAGTATATACTAGACCGTTTAGAAGTTAATGCTGAAGAAAATATATATAAGATTGAGCGATTAAGAAAAGCGGATAATGAGCCTATGTGTTATGAAATTGCTTTTGTCCCCGAGTCTTTATGTAAAGATTTAGATAAAAAAATTCAAAATAATGCATCGCTATACGACCTATATGAGAATTATTATGGATTAAATCTAAGCTATGGAGATATGTCTTTAGAAGCTAAAAATGCTTCGGAATATGTTAGTAAAGTATTAGAGATTAGGCCAAAAGATCCTATATTAGAAATGCGTATTACGGTTTATTTAGATTTTGGAAGACCTCTTTATTATGTAGAGGCGTATTATATTGGTGAAAAATATATTTTTTCTACAACTTTACCTAGAAAAGTTTAG